One window from the genome of Chionomys nivalis chromosome 14, mChiNiv1.1, whole genome shotgun sequence encodes:
- the Spink6 gene encoding serine protease inhibitor Kazal-type 6 → MKIAGVFLFLSLTLLCFFSVKKDYANDDDSGSDDDNEAGAFGQKEKINCGEFRNPNIFCTRESDPLCGSDGLTYGNKCAFCKALAKSSGKINLKHRGKC, encoded by the exons ATGAAAATAGCAGGTGTCTTTCTGTTCCTGTCTCTGACCCTACTCTGCTTTTTCTCAG TTAAGAAAGACTATGCTAATGATGATGATAGTGGCAGCGATGATGACAATGAGGCTG GTGCCTTTGGTCAAAAAGAAAAG ATTAATTGTGGTGAGTTCCGTAACCCCAATATCTTCTGTACTCGGGAATCTGATCCACTCTGTGGCTCTGATGGTTTGACGTATGGAAATAAATGTGCCTTCTGCAAGGCGTTGGC gaaAAGTTCTGGGAAGATCAACCTAAAGCATCGTGGGAAATGCTGA